The following proteins are encoded in a genomic region of Nicotiana sylvestris chromosome 4, ASM39365v2, whole genome shotgun sequence:
- the LOC104249964 gene encoding ras-related protein Rab7, whose product MSMRRRTLLKVIVLGDSGVGKTSLMNQYVHKKFSQQYKATIGADFVTKELQIDDRLVTLQIWDTAGQERFQSLGVAFYRGADCCVLVYDVNVMRSFDNLDNWHEEFLKQANPPDPKTFPFILLGNKIDIDGGNSRVVSEKKAKEWCASKGIPYFETSAKEDINVDAAFLSIAKTALANEHEQDIYFQGIPEAVSETEQRGGCAC is encoded by the exons ATGTCTATGCGTAGGAGAACCTTGCTTAAAGTCATCGTCCTCGGCGATAGTGG GGTTGGTAAAACGTCATTAATGAATCA ATATGTTCACAAGAAGTTCAGCCAGCAATATAAAGCTACAATTGGAGCTGATTTCGTGACAAAGGAGCTTCAAATTGACGACAGGCTTGTAACTCTCCAA ATATGGGATACAGCTGGCCAAGAGAGATTTCAGAGTCTTGGAGTTGCATTCTATAGAGGTGCAGATTGCTGTGTTTTGGTCTATGATGTCAATGTTATGAGATCCTTTGATAACCTTGACAATTGGCATGAAGAATTTCTCAAACAG GCTAATCCACCAGACCCTAAAACATTTCCTTTCATATTACTGGGGAACAAGATTGATATAGATGGGGGAAATAGCAGAGTG GTTTCTGAGAAGAAAGCAAAGGAATGGTGTGCTTCAAAAGGGATACCTTACTTTGAGACATCAGCAAAAGAGGATATAAATGTTGATGCTGCATTCTTGTCTATTGCAAAAACTGCTTTGGCCAATGAACACGAGCAAGATAT ATACTTCCAGGGCATTCCGGAGGCAGTTTCAGAGACGGAGCAAAGAGGTGGTTGTGCATGTTAA